The nucleotide window AGGACTTCAAGGTGAATCGCCATTTGCTGGGATTCACCTCGAAAATAGGATAAGGTGGTTTTGACGAATTTGGGCCATTAAGGAGGCTAAATGCAGACCGATACCGCGCAGTCACTCAGCGGCATATTAAAAAGCGTTGTGGATAGAACTTCGGGCAGCGTCTCGGGTCTGCTCATGGACTTTGATGGCCTTCCAGTCGAGCACTACGTTAGGGACAATAGCAAAGTCGACGCAGAAACCATCGGCGCCGAGTACAGCGTGGTGCTGTCTCAAATCCGTAAAGCTGCTGAAATGCTCGATGCTGGATCTGCACGCGAAGTTGCTATCCAAGCCGAACGTCTTACCACCATCATTCGCCTATTAAACGACGACTACTTCGTTGCAATTTCACTATTGCCGGGAGGAAATATCGGTAAGGCGCGCTTCTTACTTCGCACTGTTGAAGAACAATTGTTGGCAGCCTTGAGGTGAAACACACATGGCAGCTCAATCGTCGTTAAAAATTCTGGTCCTGCATGGGCCTAACCTTAATCTATTGGGTAGCCGCGAGCCTGAGATCTACGGGCGTGAAACACTTAAAACAATTGATGCCCAGCTAAAAACGATCGCCAAACAGTTCAAGGTGAGCTTAACGTGCAAACAATCAAACCACGAAGGTGTCTTGATTGATCTTATCCAGCAAGCACCTAAGCAATTTGCTGGACTTTTAATCAATCTCGGCGCCTTCACCCACACTTCTCTCGCTCTTGCCGATGCCCTCAGCGCGGTGGCTTTACCCTACGTTGAAGTGCATTTATCCAATATCTTCAGTCGTGAAGCACTGCGTCATGACTCATTAACTGCTGTAAATTCCGTAGGATTTGTTGCTGGATTCGCTTCGAACAGTTACCCCCTTGGCTTACGCGGCCTAATTGATTATTTGAAGGCTCCTAATCGAAAGTAAAAGCCTCATGGAAATCGATCTAAAACAAATCAAAGACTTGATGCGGGCTATCCGCCAACACAACATTAGTGAACTTGAAATCAGCCAAGGCGAAGAGAGTATTCGTTTACGACGCGATCCAGCAGAGGGGGCCGTCGCTGGGCCAGGCTCAAGTGTAGCCCCTCCCGCTCCTAGCATACCGCCACCGGCTGCAGTTCCGAGCCAAGCAGTCGAGCCCACTGCCAGCGAGACAGGCGACTTTATCGTCTCGCCATTTGTGGGCACCTTCTATGCATGTCCAGCGCCTGATGCTCCCTCCTTCATCCAAAAAGGCCAAGAGTTTAAAGCCGGGCAAGTTCTGTGCATTGTCGAAGCGATGAAACTGATGAACGAGATTGAAGCTGAATTCGACGGTACCTTACTCGAGGTTTTGATCGAGAACGGAAAACCCGTTGAATTTGGTGACAAACTTTTCGAATTAAAAAACGCTAGGCGACGCGATTACCATGTTCCGTAAGATTCTTATTGCTAACCGGGGAGAAATCGCCCTTCGTATTATCCGCGCATGTCGCGAGCTTGGCATCTCAACGGTCGCCGTCCATAGCGACGTAGATGAGAAAGCTTTGCA belongs to Myxococcales bacterium and includes:
- a CDS encoding roadblock/LC7 domain-containing protein: MQTDTAQSLSGILKSVVDRTSGSVSGLLMDFDGLPVEHYVRDNSKVDAETIGAEYSVVLSQIRKAAEMLDAGSAREVAIQAERLTTIIRLLNDDYFVAISLLPGGNIGKARFLLRTVEEQLLAALR
- the aroQ gene encoding type II 3-dehydroquinate dehydratase → MAAQSSLKILVLHGPNLNLLGSREPEIYGRETLKTIDAQLKTIAKQFKVSLTCKQSNHEGVLIDLIQQAPKQFAGLLINLGAFTHTSLALADALSAVALPYVEVHLSNIFSREALRHDSLTAVNSVGFVAGFASNSYPLGLRGLIDYLKAPNRK
- the accB gene encoding acetyl-CoA carboxylase biotin carboxyl carrier protein, with the protein product MEIDLKQIKDLMRAIRQHNISELEISQGEESIRLRRDPAEGAVAGPGSSVAPPAPSIPPPAAVPSQAVEPTASETGDFIVSPFVGTFYACPAPDAPSFIQKGQEFKAGQVLCIVEAMKLMNEIEAEFDGTLLEVLIENGKPVEFGDKLFELKNARRRDYHVP